From the genome of Nitrosopumilus sp., one region includes:
- the cysC gene encoding adenylyl-sulfate kinase produces MKPFIIWMTGLPCSGKTTIVKDLQKDIPNLAMLDGDELREWFSPKDFSKAGRDEHNKKVAHLAKLLLNHGVPSVVSLVSPYAENRESAREIINAGDQFAECYVQCSLEKCEERDVKGMYAKARKGEIKGFTGIDDPYEAPEKADLIIDTEHESLSDSANKVKNFLKGRNLL; encoded by the coding sequence ATGAAGCCTTTCATTATTTGGATGACTGGTCTTCCCTGTTCGGGAAAGACTACAATCGTAAAAGATTTACAAAAAGATATTCCAAATTTGGCGATGCTTGATGGTGATGAGTTAAGAGAGTGGTTTTCACCAAAAGATTTTTCAAAAGCAGGTCGTGATGAGCATAACAAAAAAGTTGCTCATTTAGCAAAACTTCTGTTGAATCATGGTGTTCCTAGTGTCGTATCTCTCGTATCTCCGTATGCTGAGAATAGAGAAAGTGCTAGGGAGATTATTAATGCAGGTGATCAGTTTGCAGAATGCTATGTACAATGTTCTTTAGAAAAATGCGAAGAAAGAGATGTCAAAGGCATGTATGCGAAGGCTAGAAAAGGAGAAATCAAAGGGTTTACGGGAATTGATGATCCTTATGAAGCTCCAGAAAAAGCAGATTTGATAATTGATACCGAACATGAATCGCTTTCAGACAGTGCAAACAAAGTAAAGAACTTTCTTAAAGGAAGAAACTTACTCTAA